From the genome of Romeriopsis navalis LEGE 11480, one region includes:
- a CDS encoding FHA domain-containing protein translates to MLDLDAGNTPSAEVSAIPPPRGLKGETSIDPLPETDDLLTIERQLAATTQPPIQDLPPSGETEKVAYYIQVIERDQAAVLRTNLPRTDTVKPTEQGVAWLLGRSRNCTIVFPDPAISRCHAVLSYHPSKGFQLMDAGSSNGTFLNGQRLIAMATHRLQDGDVLTISHIGVKLFILQSAN, encoded by the coding sequence ATGCTAGACTTGGACGCCGGAAATACGCCATCGGCCGAAGTATCGGCCATACCGCCCCCGAGAGGTCTCAAGGGAGAAACATCTATTGACCCACTCCCCGAGACCGATGATTTACTCACGATAGAGCGGCAACTCGCAGCGACAACACAACCGCCCATCCAAGACTTACCGCCATCCGGTGAGACTGAGAAGGTTGCTTATTACATTCAAGTGATCGAACGTGATCAAGCCGCTGTACTGCGCACGAATCTCCCCCGCACTGATACGGTCAAACCGACTGAGCAAGGAGTAGCTTGGTTATTAGGCCGTAGCCGCAACTGCACAATTGTCTTTCCTGATCCGGCGATTTCACGTTGCCATGCCGTTTTAAGTTATCACCCCAGTAAAGGCTTCCAACTGATGGATGCGGGTAGTAGTAATGGCACCTTTCTCAACGGTCAGCGTTTGATTGCCATGGCGACTCACCGATTGCAAGATGGCGATGTGCTAACAATCAGCCATATCGGCGTCAAGCTATTCATCCTCCAATCAGCGAACTAG
- the plsX gene encoding phosphate acyltransferase PlsX, producing MGSSRVRVAVDAMGGDHAPAEIVGGAIKAQQELDVEILLVGDPQQIEACLAQHPTAPKMEIVPAEGVIEMTEDPVPALRKKPKASINVAMKLVKQGKADAVVSAGHSGAAMAAALLRLGRLPGIDRPAIGAVFPTMVQGQPVLVLDVGANVDCRPKYLEQFALMGTVYAQYVLGSEQPRVGLLNIGEEPNKGNELAIQTHELLQANERIPFTGNCEGRDVLSGDFDVVVCDGFAGNILLKFAEAVGGILLQILKEELPRGKRGKLGVTVLKHNLRRIRSRVDHAEHGGALLLGVAGVCIIGHGSSDAETMCSAVRSAQEAVENQVLDRIKESLPALSPS from the coding sequence ATGGGATCATCGCGGGTACGAGTTGCTGTAGATGCTATGGGGGGCGATCATGCGCCCGCTGAAATTGTTGGCGGCGCCATCAAAGCACAGCAAGAATTAGACGTAGAAATATTGCTGGTCGGCGATCCACAGCAGATTGAGGCCTGCCTGGCACAGCATCCAACCGCGCCAAAGATGGAAATTGTGCCGGCGGAAGGGGTGATTGAAATGACTGAGGATCCTGTGCCCGCGCTGCGGAAAAAGCCGAAAGCTTCGATTAATGTAGCTATGAAGCTGGTTAAGCAGGGTAAGGCGGATGCCGTGGTGTCGGCGGGGCACTCCGGTGCCGCGATGGCGGCTGCCCTCCTGCGTCTCGGGCGGTTGCCTGGGATTGATCGGCCGGCGATTGGGGCGGTATTTCCCACAATGGTTCAAGGGCAGCCGGTATTAGTCTTGGATGTTGGGGCGAACGTGGATTGTCGTCCGAAGTATTTAGAGCAGTTTGCGCTGATGGGCACGGTGTATGCCCAGTATGTGCTTGGCAGTGAGCAGCCCCGGGTGGGATTGCTTAACATTGGAGAAGAACCGAATAAAGGGAATGAGTTGGCGATTCAGACCCATGAACTGTTACAGGCCAATGAGCGGATCCCGTTTACTGGTAACTGTGAAGGGCGTGATGTATTGTCGGGCGATTTTGACGTTGTTGTATGTGATGGCTTTGCTGGCAATATCTTGCTGAAGTTTGCGGAAGCTGTGGGTGGGATTCTGCTCCAGATCTTGAAAGAAGAATTGCCCCGTGGTAAGCGTGGTAAGCTCGGCGTCACCGTTTTGAAGCACAATTTACGTCGGATTCGCTCACGCGTCGATCATGCTGAGCATGGTGGTGCGTTGTTGTTGGGTGTTGCCGGGGTGTGCATTATTGGGCATGGTAGTTCCGATGCCGAGACGATGTGCAGTGCGGTGCGATCAGCCCAAGAAGCGGTTGAAAATCAAGTGCTCGATCGGATTAAAGAGAGTTTGCCAGCCTTATCACCGTCCTAG
- a CDS encoding beta-ketoacyl-ACP synthase 3: MSRQRGELMTLEQRVGIAITGSGSALPERMITNDDLGQIVETSDEWIATRTGIRQRRVIAPDGSLTDLATQAGVKAIAAAGLAVTEIDLIILATSTPDDLFGSAGTVQAGLGATRAVAFDLTAACSGFVFGLVTAAQFIRTGAYQNILLIGADVLSRWVDWGDRRTCILFGDGAGAVVLQSNPVDQLLGFSMHSDGQLNHQLNLGYQGQAKPLMADVELSDGTFQSVTMNGQEVYRFAVRRVPEVVGKALFQAGLPPEAIDWLVLHQANQRILDAAASRLKVPPEKVLSNVANYGNTSAATIPIVLDESVRQGKILPGQCLAMAGFGAGLSWGAAIVRWGKSEV; encoded by the coding sequence GTGTCCCGTCAGCGTGGAGAACTAATGACATTAGAGCAGCGGGTAGGAATCGCGATTACTGGAAGTGGTTCGGCTTTGCCGGAGCGCATGATTACAAATGATGATCTGGGTCAGATTGTTGAGACCTCCGATGAATGGATTGCCACCCGCACGGGTATCCGCCAGCGGCGGGTGATTGCACCAGACGGCAGCTTGACGGATTTGGCGACGCAAGCCGGGGTAAAGGCGATCGCGGCGGCAGGTTTAGCGGTGACCGAGATTGATCTGATTATTCTGGCAACGTCGACGCCGGATGATTTGTTCGGAAGTGCCGGTACGGTGCAAGCCGGTTTGGGGGCGACGCGTGCTGTGGCTTTTGATTTAACGGCGGCTTGTTCTGGCTTTGTGTTTGGGCTGGTCACCGCGGCACAGTTTATTCGCACTGGTGCGTATCAAAATATTTTGTTGATTGGGGCAGATGTTTTATCGCGTTGGGTGGACTGGGGTGATCGCCGCACCTGCATTTTGTTTGGGGATGGCGCTGGGGCAGTGGTGCTGCAGTCGAACCCGGTTGACCAATTGCTGGGGTTTTCGATGCATAGCGATGGACAGCTAAACCACCAGCTGAATCTCGGTTACCAGGGGCAAGCAAAGCCGCTGATGGCAGATGTGGAACTTTCCGATGGCACGTTTCAATCGGTCACGATGAATGGCCAAGAGGTTTATCGGTTTGCGGTCCGGCGGGTGCCGGAAGTTGTCGGTAAGGCGTTATTTCAAGCGGGGTTGCCGCCTGAAGCAATTGATTGGTTAGTGTTACATCAGGCGAATCAGCGGATTTTAGATGCGGCCGCGTCGCGGCTGAAAGTGCCTCCCGAAAAGGTGCTGAGTAACGTGGCAAATTATGGCAATACCTCGGCTGCCACGATTCCGATCGTCCTCGATGAGTCGGTCCGTCAAGGCAAGATTCTGCCGGGGCAATGTTTAGCGATGGCTGGTTTTGGCGCCGGCTTGAGTTGGGGCGCAGCCATTGTCCGTTGGGGCAAATCCGAGGTGTAG
- the fabD gene encoding ACP S-malonyltransferase, which yields MTKATWVFPGQGSQAIGMGMDLLTLPAAKAMFDQATEILGWSPINIIQADEVKLSQTRYTQPCMYVVESVLADQLKAKGQSPDFVAGHSLGEYAALYTAGVFDFATGLRLIQRRAQLMDGATDGTMAALLGFDREQLESALGQVPDAVLANDNNAGQVVISGTPAAVDDVIGQVKCKKAVKLKVSGAFHSPLMADAADEFQQVLADVKFVDAVVPVMSNVAPTPSQDATVLQQRLAQQMTGSVRWRELTLNLAAQAVSRVVEVGPGKVLIGIMKRTDKTLTYDTVGTLADLEA from the coding sequence ATGACAAAAGCAACATGGGTGTTTCCTGGCCAGGGTTCGCAGGCGATCGGGATGGGGATGGATCTGCTAACGTTGCCCGCGGCGAAGGCAATGTTTGATCAAGCCACCGAGATTTTGGGTTGGTCACCGATCAACATTATCCAAGCGGATGAAGTGAAGCTGTCGCAAACGCGATATACGCAGCCCTGTATGTATGTGGTTGAGAGTGTGCTGGCGGATCAGCTAAAAGCGAAAGGGCAGTCCCCCGATTTTGTCGCGGGGCATAGTTTAGGTGAGTATGCCGCCCTCTATACCGCTGGCGTATTTGACTTTGCCACGGGCTTACGGTTGATTCAACGGCGGGCACAGCTCATGGATGGGGCGACCGATGGTACGATGGCGGCGCTTTTGGGGTTTGACCGTGAGCAACTTGAGTCCGCCTTAGGACAAGTGCCCGATGCAGTGTTGGCGAATGATAATAATGCCGGGCAGGTGGTTATTTCGGGTACACCAGCGGCGGTGGATGATGTGATTGGACAAGTTAAATGTAAAAAAGCGGTGAAGCTGAAAGTGAGTGGAGCATTTCACTCGCCGCTGATGGCGGATGCGGCCGACGAATTTCAGCAGGTTTTGGCGGATGTGAAATTTGTGGATGCCGTGGTGCCGGTTATGTCGAATGTGGCGCCTACCCCGAGTCAGGATGCCACGGTCTTGCAGCAGCGTCTGGCTCAGCAAATGACGGGTTCTGTGCGATGGCGAGAGCTGACTTTGAATTTGGCGGCTCAGGCTGTGTCTCGGGTGGTTGAAGTTGGTCCGGGGAAAGTCCTAATTGGCATTATGAAGCGGACTGATAAAACGTTGACCTACGATACCGTTGGGACATTAGCCGATCTGGAAGCCTAA
- a CDS encoding lysophospholipid acyltransferase family protein produces the protein MSDLNLSPDLPPAPDREPLASLMLYRLFKWSIVSPVLHTYFRGRIHGAEHVPQRGRLLVVSNHASDFDPLLVASCVNRPVAFMAKEQLFRVPVLKQAIQLYGAYPVKRGVADRAALKSAMQSVESGWATGVFLDGTRTQDGLIHDPKNGAAWLSAKTQTPLLPVCLWGVQEIFSQGNFPRPVPVTVRIAPPIAPPPSTRREDLAAMTQACADVINHLHGLGR, from the coding sequence ATGTCGGATCTAAATCTGAGCCCAGATTTACCCCCAGCGCCCGATCGTGAGCCATTGGCGAGCTTAATGCTCTATCGCTTATTTAAGTGGTCGATCGTCAGTCCGGTGCTCCATACCTATTTTCGCGGTCGCATTCACGGTGCGGAGCATGTACCCCAGCGCGGGCGCTTATTGGTGGTAAGTAACCATGCCAGTGACTTTGATCCACTACTCGTTGCGAGTTGTGTGAATCGCCCGGTGGCTTTTATGGCCAAGGAGCAATTGTTTCGGGTGCCTGTGTTAAAGCAGGCCATTCAACTTTATGGTGCGTATCCCGTCAAACGGGGGGTTGCCGATCGGGCAGCCCTGAAATCCGCAATGCAGTCTGTGGAAAGTGGCTGGGCCACGGGCGTGTTTCTCGATGGTACGCGGACGCAAGATGGTTTGATCCACGATCCAAAGAACGGCGCGGCTTGGCTATCGGCCAAAACGCAAACGCCATTGCTGCCAGTTTGCTTGTGGGGTGTACAGGAAATTTTTAGCCAAGGCAATTTTCCCCGGCCAGTGCCCGTCACCGTGAGGATTGCCCCACCGATCGCGCCACCACCATCCACCCGCCGGGAAGATTTGGCGGCAATGACTCAGGCCTGTGCCGATGTGATCAATCATTTGCATGGGCTGGGCCGCTAA
- a CDS encoding DUF2288 domain-containing protein yields the protein MSDLRQDLTELLDEATWEWLVPHAERDAVIIVDDGLDLVEVGLAIAQDQTQPVNHWIAEQLLVKPTMEQKIVWEKADQTRFSALIVQPYVLIQALVEDPGIQPA from the coding sequence ATGAGTGATTTACGTCAAGATTTAACGGAATTGTTGGATGAAGCGACTTGGGAGTGGCTAGTTCCCCATGCTGAGCGCGATGCCGTGATTATTGTCGACGATGGATTAGATTTGGTGGAAGTGGGGTTGGCGATCGCTCAGGATCAAACCCAACCTGTCAATCATTGGATTGCGGAACAGCTTTTGGTGAAGCCCACAATGGAACAGAAAATTGTCTGGGAAAAAGCGGATCAAACCCGGTTTTCGGCTTTAATTGTGCAGCCTTACGTGTTGATTCAGGCATTAGTCGAAGATCCGGGCATACAGCCCGCATAG
- a CDS encoding pseudouridine synthase: MPERLQKILSQWGVASRRSAEVLILDGRVRLNGTVAELGQKADPAYDQIEVDGKLIQPVNRPDLIYLLLNKPLGVLSTCADPQGRTIVLDLLPKSLRQSQGIHPVGRLDADSTGALLLTNDGDLTFNLTHPRHHVPKTYEVWVKGQPSNDVLSQWRKGVILDGQITLPAKVVVLKRTSSKVLLEVVLIEGRNRQIRRVAEILGHPVLKLHRVSIGSVRLAPETTGIASLQPGMYRSLSTLEIDDLKSRIGLKPLRCVAR; encoded by the coding sequence ATGCCAGAGCGCCTCCAAAAAATTCTGTCGCAGTGGGGAGTTGCGTCCCGTCGCAGCGCAGAGGTGCTAATTCTGGATGGTCGAGTCCGACTGAATGGAACTGTGGCTGAACTCGGGCAAAAAGCTGACCCGGCGTATGACCAGATTGAAGTCGATGGTAAGTTGATCCAACCGGTCAATCGCCCTGATTTGATTTATTTGCTCCTAAACAAACCCCTTGGTGTATTGTCTACCTGTGCTGATCCGCAAGGTCGCACGATTGTTCTAGACTTACTGCCAAAGTCATTACGTCAGTCCCAAGGCATTCACCCGGTCGGTCGGCTTGATGCTGATTCAACCGGTGCATTATTGCTGACGAATGATGGTGATTTAACGTTTAATTTGACTCACCCACGGCACCATGTGCCGAAAACCTATGAAGTATGGGTAAAAGGTCAGCCATCGAATGATGTCTTATCTCAGTGGCGTAAAGGGGTTATCCTTGATGGTCAAATAACGTTGCCCGCTAAAGTTGTAGTGTTGAAGCGAACATCCTCAAAAGTCCTCCTAGAGGTGGTTTTAATTGAGGGGCGGAACCGACAAATTCGTCGCGTCGCTGAGATATTGGGACATCCAGTGCTAAAGTTACATCGGGTCTCTATCGGTTCGGTCCGCTTGGCGCCTGAAACTACAGGGATAGCGAGCTTGCAGCCGGGAATGTATCGTTCCCTGAGCACTTTAGAAATTGATGATTTGAAGAGTCGAATTGGCCTGAAACCATTACGGTGTGTGGCTAGGTAA